The window AAGCCCCGAGCACTACGAAAGGACACCCGATGGTTATTGCCGTCACCGGTGCGAGCGGACAGCTCGGCCACCTCATCATCGACAAGCTGATCGAGCGCGGTGCAGCGCCCGCCGACATCGTGGGGATCGCCCGCACCGTCGAGAAGGCAGCAGACCTCGCCGCTCGTGGCATTGAGATCCGCCAGGCCGACTACTCCGACGCAGCAACCCTGCCGGCCGCCCTCGCGGGCGTCGACCGACTCGTGCTCGTCTCGGGCAGCGAGATCGGCCAGCGCGCGGCTCAGCACCACAACATCATTGAGGCCGCCAAGGCTGCCGGTGTCGGCTTCATCGCATACACGAGCCTGCTCAACGCCGACAAGTCGACGCTCGGCCTGGCTGAAGAGCACCGTGCGACCGAGGCAGAGCTGGCCACCGCAGGCATCCCCTTCGCCGTGCTGCGCAACGGCTGGTACACCGAGAACTACACGGCAGGACTAGAGCCGGCTCTCGCCAGCGGCGCGCTCTACGGCGCGGCAGGCGAAGGCCGCATCGCGACCGCGACCCGCGCAGACTACGCCGAGGCCGCAGCAGCGATCGCTCTCTCGGCCGAGGCCGAGTCCGGCTCGATCCTCGAGCTGGGTGGCGACGAGCCGCACACGCTCGCCGAGCTCGCCCGCGTCGTCTCCGAGGTCAGCGGCACCGCCGTCGCCTACGAGAACCTCACCCCGAGGGCCTGCGCGACGCACAAATGGCCGCCGGGGTGCCCGAGGGCTGGGCGGAGTTCGCCGCGGCCACCGATCGTGGCATCGCCGGGGGAGACCTCGACACCGACTCGCGCGCACTCTCGGCCCTCATCGGCCGCCCGACGACGCCCCTCGCTGACGCCGTCAGCGCGGCACTCGGCAAGTAGCACTCGCGCACCTCGCAGCCCCCGTCCTCACAAAGGGTGGGGGCTGCTCGCGTGCGCCGGGCTCGCGCGTCCAAAAAACAGCTGAGGGGTCCCAGATGCGGGTTCCGGATGCTCCGGAAGTCGCATTTGGGACCCCTCAACGGGTGCCGGTGGAGTTCTACCCGAGTGCGCCGATCCATGCTCGCTCCAGCAGATCGCGCAGGCCCGCCTCCGTGACGGGGCGAGGGTTGGCGTACGGGCTTGCGAGGGCTGCGGCAACCACAGTCTCGAGGTCTTCGTGCTTGACGCCAAGCTGCTCAAGCGACGAGGGAACATCCCATGCCGCTCGCAGCTCCACGAGGCGAGCTACAGGGTCGGCGCCGAGCGCGCGACCGAGTGCGGCCTGGGCCGACGGCGAGGATGCGAGGTTGTACTCGAGCACGTAGGGCAGCACGATCGTGTGCGTCTCCGAGTGCGGCAGGTTGAACGTGCCGCCGAGGATGTGGCACAGCTTGTGGTGCAGCGACATCGTGGTCGCGCCGAGGCACGATCCGCAGAGCCAGGCGCCGTAGAGCAACTCGGAGCGCCCGACGAGGTCGTCGGCCGTTTCGCGCAGGCGGGGGAGCCCGGCGGCGATCGCGCGCACGCCTTCCTCGGCCATGAGCTCGATCATCGGGGAGCGGTCGGGCGCCCAGAGGGCCTCGACCGCGTGCGCGATGGCGTTCATGCCGCTTGTCACGGACATGCCGAGCGGCAGCGTGAGCGTGAGCTCGGGGTCGTAGACGACTTTGACGGGGAGGACGGCGCGGTCGCGTCCCGTTGTCTTGACGTTGTTCTCAGTGAGGCCCCAGACGGGCGTCATCTCGGAGCCCGCGTACGTCGTAGGGATCGCGACCGTGGGGATGCGGTACCGCAGCGATAGGGCCTTGCCGAGGCCGATGGTGGAACCGCCGCCGACCGCGACACAGCCGTCGGCCTGCATGTCGGTGACAACCGCTGCAGCCTCGTCGACGATTTCGATCGGCACGTGCATCCGCGCCTTCGTGAAGATGCCGCCGGCGATGTCGCCGAGGATGCCGGCGACGCGCTCGGCAAGGTCTGCCTGCTCGGGGGTCGAAAGCACGATCACTCGCGTGAGGCCGAGCTTTTCGATGTGTTTGCGCAACTGGCCGAGCGAGCCGACGCCGAAGGAAACGTCCATCGGCTGGGCGATGTAGTCAAACGTGATGGGGGTGCTCATGCGGCGGACTCCTCTTCATCGCGCGCGAGCACGATGTCGATTGTTGCGTGGTGGAAGGGGGCCTCGAGTCCCGACTCTGCGGCAAGGGCCGCATCGCTCGTCGGGACGAAGGGAACAACGAGGCTGCCGCGAACGGCGAAGACGGTGTCGGAATCGATGTAGGGGCTGTCGGCCACAAAGATGTGGGTGGTCAGCTCGCGGAACCCGGGCGCGTTCACCATGAAGTGCACGTGCGCGGGCGGTACGGATGACGCCCCGTGAGGCCGAGCAGCTTGCCGACGGGCCCGTCGTCGGGGATCGGGTAGTGGCTGGGCACGATCGAGCGGAAGCGGAAGTTGCCGTCAGCGTCGGTCGTGAAGATGCCGCGGCCGTTGCCTGCCGGCTGCACTTCGGGCTGCTGCACGTCGTAGAAGCCGTCCTCGTTGCACTGCCAGACGTCGACCTCGGCGCCGGCGATGGGGTTTCCTTCGGGGTCGGTGACCCGGCCCGTGATGTAGGAGGGGTCGCCGCCCGGGAGCATGTTGATTTCGTCGCCGAGCTCGCGGCGAGGCGACTCTGTCATGTGGAACGGGCCGAGAACGGTCGCCTCGGTGACGTGCTCGTCGTCGCTGTCATTGAGCGTCTCCACGAGCATCGAAATGCCGAGAACATCGGAGAGCAGCACGAACTCTTGGCGAGTGTCGTCACACATGTGGCCGACCTGGGTGAGAAAGTCGATCGCGGTGTTGAGCTCGCCGGGGGTGAGCTGCAGCTCTTTGACGGCGGAGTGCAGGTGGGTCGTTACGACCTGCAGAATCTCGCGCAGGCGCGGTTCGGTGGAGGGGGCGAAGCTGTCGAGCACGGCCTGGGTCAGGTCGTCTCCGCTGAGGTCGGAGCTCATGTCCTGTTCCTTTCGTTGGAAGAGTTAGTTCACGATGAGGTGGTCGCGGGGTTGAACGCCTCGCGGATGATGCGGCGCGAGAGTTTGCCTGCCGGGGTGCGGGGCAAGGGGTCCGCGCTCAGCAGCACCGTGACGACTGCGTCGTCGCCTGAGCTGCGGCCGTGCCACCAGTCCCGAATGTCCTGCTCGGCGAATTCGCTGCCCGGTTTGAGCGAGATGACCGCTTCAGGCCGTTCGCCCAGGTCTGTGTCGGGCCGACCGATCACGACAACCTCGTGGATTGCGGGGTGGTCTGCAAAGGCGTCTTCGAGGTCTGATGGCACGACGGCCGTGCCGCGCACCGTGATGATGTCGTCGCTTCTATCCGTGAGAAACAGCACACCATCCTCACGCATGCGACCAAGGTCACCTGTTCGCACATAGCCGTCCGCCGTGATCTTCTCCGCCGTGGCCTCAGGGTTGTCCCAGTACCGGGCGAGCTTGCCGGCGGCATCCGCCGTAATCTCGCCGGGTTCTCCGAGGGCGAGTTCTTTGCCTTCGGGGGAGACGATGCGGACAGCGGAGCGCAGGGTGGGGCGGCCGACGCTGCGCAGCAGCTCTGGCTCGCCCGAGACGCCTCGTGCCACGAGGTCTGGTGTGAGAGCGGCGATGGGCACGCATTCGCTCTGCCCGTAGCAGAACGTGAGGACGGGGCCGAAGCGTTCTGTGAGGGTGCGGATGACGCGGGAACGGAGCGGGGCGCCCGCGGAGATGATGCTGCGGATGCTCGTGAGGTCGAAGGTGTCAATGCCGGGGTCTTCGCTCAGCGACTGAACGAGCGGCGGCAGAGCGCTGATGATCGTGGCTCGATGCTGCTGAACGAGGCGAGCTGCTGTAGCGGCCGTGCGGTCGGGCGAGATGACGATCTCGATGCCACGGGCGATGCACGAGAAAAGGAACGTTCCTGCGGGACCGGAGAATGGGCCAGCGGCGAGAAAGCGGTCGACCTGTGCCGCAGGGGCGGGCAGCAGGCCCATGAGGTCGATGCTCACGTCGACCCAGCGACCGTGTGTTTGCACGGCGCCCTTGGGGCGGCCGGTTGTGCCGCCGGTGAAGCCGATCTGGACAACCTCATCGTCGCCGAGCACGAGGCCGGGATCACGGGGATCCGCGGCGGCAAGAACATCGTTGTATTTGAGGTGGCCAGAGTCGGAATCGACTATGACGGCTTCGAGGTGCTCAAGAGCAATAAGGGAGTCGGCGCACTCGGCAAGGCCGATCGGATCGGTGATGAGCACGCGGGCGCGACTATTTTCGAGCATGTAGCGGTGTGCTTCTGCTGTGTTGCCCTGGTGGAGGGGGACCCTCACGAAGCCGCCTATGGCGATGCCCGCGATTTCTTCTGGCGACCGCAGTGCGTTGACGCCGAGTGTTGCCACGGCGTCCCCGCGGCGAAGCCCGAGAGCCGAGAGCGCGTTGGCGAGGCGGTACGACCGAGCGAGCAGCTGGCTCGCCGTGAGCGTTACGCCTTCGAACGTGACGGCTGGTGCGTCAGGTCGTTGCTGCGCGAACTTGCGCAGAATTTGTCCGCAGTCCATGACACCCCTTTGTGATGCGCGATCACCGCCATTCGGCGACAAGTGTTAACCGTAGGAGCGCGCTAATGGCCGGGGCAAAGACGAACCCCAGCAATACTTATTAGGCGGGGTGCATAAGCGCGCGGCTTCGGCGGCTTTATTGAGCTGCCTATGTGCCCGAAACGCTGTCCGAGCGCTCCGCATACATAACCGTGAACAAATGAAACCGCTCGTACTATGTCTTTCCGTCGGCAGCATGCCGTCGCATAGCGTGGCTCCACCGGGCAAGGAACAAGTCCGGTGAGGGGCGTACCCGCACTACGACGACGATGTTGGCAAAGGAACACAGATGGTAATGGCCACAGGAACGCAGTCTGCGCCTGCTGAAGGCCCAGACGCCGGTGCGCAGTCGCCCCACGGCGCTATCCGCATTACCGATCTCGCAAAGCGATTCGGGCCGGTCAAGGCGATTCGCCACGCCGAGTTCGACATCCACGCCGGAGAAGTCCATGTGCTCATGGGCGAGAATGGTTCGGGCAAGAGCACGCTCGTCAAGATTCTGAGCGGCGTCCAGATTCCCGACCGCGGCACGGTGACCATCGGCGGCGTAACAACCAAGGGATTTTCTAGCCCGCGGGCGGCCCGCGCGGCAGGCATCATCACGGTGTTCCAGGAGGTTCTGACGGCGGATGGTCGAACGGTCCTTGAGAACGTGTGGGTGGGCATCGATGGCCTTGTGCGCAACCGCATCCCCGCCAAGATCAAGCGCGAACGAGCCACCGCAGTTCTCGACGAACTCCTCGGTTATGTTCCTGACCTCAATGGCCCGGTAGCCGAGCTGTCGCTGAGCGAGCGCCAGGCGTGCGTCATCGCCCGCGCTCTCGTGGCGAGCCCCAAGCTCCTCATCCTCGACGAGGCGACGTCCGCTCTCGATGTCGCTACCCGCGACCGCCTTCTTGCCATCATCACGCGCCTGAGTGCTGAGGGTGTCAGCACCCTCTTCATCAGCCACCGCATGGATGAGGTCGAGCTGATCGGTAACCGGGTCACGGTGCTTCGCGCAGGCGAGACCGTGGCGTCGTTTGAGCAAGGCAAATGGCAGGCGCAGGACCTCGTCCGCGCGATGAGCGGTGCTGCACACTCCGCAGAAGAGGCCCGAGAGAACCGAGTCAAGGGCAAAGGTGTTGCTGCCGAGCCGTCGATCGAGACCAAGCAGTTGCGGCTCTCTCGCGCTAGCAGCCGCATCGACGTCACCATCCGCCGCGGCGAGGTCGTCGGCCTCGCTGGGCTTGAAGGCCACGGGCAGGAGCAGTTCTTGCTGGCGCTCGCGGGCATCCGCCCCGGTTCCTCGGGAGAGGTCGTGCGGTTCGCCGAGTCGGGTGCGATCGCGATCGAGTCGAACCGTGTGGCTGCCCGCAACGGAATCGCCTATCTGCCGCGAGACCGCCGCGGTGACGCCATCTTTGGGTGGATGCCTATTCGCGACAACTTCGCGATGCCGACGCTCGCAGAAGACAAGAAGTTCGGCCTGGTCACGGCCAAGCGCATCGACGCTCGCCTCAATCACTGGCGCGAGGCGTTGTCGATTAAGTTCGGGCACTCATCGGATGCGATTACGACCCTCAGCGGCGGCAACCAGCAGAAGGTCATCCTCGCACGGTGGCTCGCGGCCGGTCCCAGCGTTCTGCTGCTCAACGACCCCACCCGTGGCATCGACATCAATGCCAAGCGTGACCTTTACCGCGTGATCTCCAAGCTTGCCGATGAAGGGATGAGCATTGTGATGCTCTCATCGGAGATCGACGAACACCTAGACCTTATGGACCGCGTCATTGTCTTCAGGGAGCACACGGTCTTCGACGAGCTCACTCACGACGAGCTCACCCGCGAGCGTCTCGTTGCCGCCTATTTCGGAAAGAAAGAAGGTGACTCCGAATGACCTCAACAACTTCGTTGGCCCTGCCGCAGGCGCGCACCAGAAAAGAGAACATGCGGGCCTGGATCGCCAAGTACTACTTTGTGCCAGCGCTCGTCATTGCGGCTGTGCTGCTCGTGGTTAACCTCGGTCTGCAGCCCAACTTCAACTGGGGACAGCAGCTGCTGATCTTCGCCCCGTTCGCAATCGTTGCCATGGCGAGTTCGTTCGCGCCCATGGTTGGTGGCGGTGGAATCGACCTGTCGATTTCTCCTGTGATGACCTTCACGAGCGCCGTCTATGTGATCTGGCTTGCGCCAGCGGGGGTGAACCCGTTCATCGCTGTTCCCCTCGTGCTGCTCGCCGGGGTCGTCGTTGGCATCGTCAACGGCCTCATTGTCACGCGCCTACGGGTTTCTCCGATCATCGCGACGCTGTGCATGAACTTCATCATCATCGGCGTCTGCCTCAAGGTTGCGCCCCAGGCCGCGGTGCTCACGAGCGGGTGGACCAAGGACTTCGCTCGCGACGGCCTGTTCGGCATCCCGGCGGGCATCGTGCTCGTCGCTATCCCTGTGATCCTGTGGGCGATTCTTCGTCTCATCCCGTTTGCTCGCACCCTTCTGTGGGTCGGCAGCAACGACGTCGCAGCATTCGCGAGCGGCGTCAACGTTGACCTGGTCAGGGTCGTGACGTATGCGCTCGGTGGCCTTGTAGCGGGTGTCGGCGGAATCGCTTTGGTCACCCTTTCGGGCACGGTGGATGCCTCGACAGCGTCGTCGTATCTCGTGCCGGGGCTCGTCGCCATGGCGCTCGGTGGCATCGCCGTCGAGGGCGGCCGAGGCGGCATGGCCGGTCCCATCTTCGGTGCCGCCATCATCTTTCTGCTTCAGGGGGCGCTCACCGAGGCCGGATTCCCCCAGGCCTGGCTCCAGGTCGTTTATGGAGCCCTGCTCGTGGGAGCAATCATCTTCAGCAAGAAGCTCAGCATCACCGGACGGAGCGCCTCATGACCACCACGTCAACAATCGTGGTCGCAGAAGACCCCTCCGTAATGGTTCGCGTGTGGCGCAGGTTGCTCGGGGTGCAAAAGGAGTTCCCTGTTCTGCAGCTGCTCGCCGTTGCGGTCATTCTCGTGATCGGCGCCAACGCTCTGCCCGGCCTACTTAACCCCAGCAGCATCCGCCTCATGCTCGTGATGGCGGCCATCACGGGAATCGCCGCTCTCGGGCAGACGCTGGTGATCATCGTTGGCGGAATCGACCTCTCGATTGCCAGCATGATCGGTGCGGGCGCCCTGGCGATCAGCCAGCTGCCCTCCATCACGGGCCTCGACTTCTGGGTCATCTTCGTGGGAGTGATCGTGGGTGCCGGGGTCATCGGTGCCGGCGTGGGATATGTGAGCCACCGCTTCGATCTCAACCCGCTCATCATCAGCCTGGGGGCTGGCGCCATTGCCCTCGGCATCGCGCTGGTGCTCACGGGCGGCAGCTTCACAGGCACGGCGCCGGCGTGGCTCGGCAAGTTCATGTCGCCGATTTCTACGACGTTCGGCTTGCCGATTCCTCCCGTCGTCTCGCTGTGGATCGTCATTGCGATCGTCATGTTCGTGCTGTTCACCTGGACGGCGACGGGCCGGCGTCTCTCGGCCGTTGGCACGAACCGCAAGGCGGCAGACCTCACACTCATTCGCAGCCGCAAAATGTGGGTCATTGTCTTCATGGTGAGTGCAATCGGCTCCGCCGTGGTCGGCATTCTGCTTGCTGGCTATTCGGGCAGCGCCGACCTCACGCTGGGCAACACCTATATGTTCCAGAGCCTCGCGGCCGTCGTCGTGGGCGGAACCATGATGGGCGGCAAGGGGGACTACAACCGCACCATCACGGGAGCGCTTCTCATCACGGCCCTCAACACCGTTCTCATCGGCATCGGGTTCTCCTATGCCGACCAGCAGATTCTCTTCGGCCTCGTCATCCTTGGCGCTGTCGTTGCTTATGGACGCGAACGCAAACTGCGCGATCGCATCTAACCCGAATGTCTCCGGTTCCCTCCGGAGCGTGCAACACATCCCGCAACCACACACACATTGCAAAGTCGCAAAGGAATCAGGTAACACCAGATGACTAACTCATTCATCGGCCGTCGGATGTCGCGCCGCGCACCCGCGCTCGCGATCGCCACTTTCGTGGTCGGTATTTCCCTCGTCGGCTGCGCAGCAGAGGCAGGAACCGAGTCCGGTTCGGGCGAATCGGTTTCTGCCGCGTCGCTCGCCGCTTCGGGCTGCGGCTCGCTGCCCGGCGCCCTGCCGGCCGACCCTGAGGGCGTTCTCGCGGGGATCTCCGACGAGACGCTCGTCGGCTTCGGCGGCGCCGAGGTCGAGCTCAAAGCCAGCGCCTGGGCCGACGTCGCAGAGAACGCGGGCCCGTGGAAGATCGGCTACAGCGCGCTGCCGATCACGGGTGCCATCAACCAGGCATACCTTGACCAGTTCAACAAGCGCTTTGACGAGGCCAAGAAGCTCGGACTGGTCGAGGGCGAGTTTGAGGTAAACCTCATGCCCGACCCCACCTCGATGTCTCCTGCTCAACAGCTCCAGGGTTACCAGTCGCTCGTGAGCCGCGGCGTCGACGCGATCATCATGCAGCCGTTCTCGCCTGCAGGTATGACGAGTGCAGTCGACGAGGCGGGAGAGGCCGGAATCGTCACGGCGGCCCTCAGCCCCATGAACAGCGCCTATGCAGTCAACTCGATGGTGACCTTTTACCAGGATGCTGGGTCTGCTGCCGCCGCAACGCTCGGTCAGCTCAAGGACGGCAAGGGCAAGGTTCTCGTCGTGCACGGCTTCGACGGAATCGACCCGGAGATTCAAGGCTTCAACGGCGTGAAGGCCGCTCTTGCCGAGTGCCCCGATGTCGAGGTTGTTGGCGAGATCTCGGCTGCATTCACCAACGCGACCGCCAAGACTGCGGTGCAGAACTTCCTCGCGTCGTACCCCGGTGAGATCGACGCCGTCGTTCAGATGGGTGGCATGGCAACGGGCATCATCAACGCTTTCGAGCAGGTCGGCCGCACCGTGCCGCTTGTCGCCGGAAACGGCATCAGCGCAGGCGCCCTCGCGTACTGGGCCGAGAAGGCCGACACGTACTCGCCCGCCGGAGTCGCAGGCAGCCCCGAGCAGCAGGCAGACGCAGTCTGGGAGGTTCTCATCCGCACCCTGTCAGGCAAGGGAGCCAAGATGAACGTCATGGCTCTGCCGCCGACGCTTATCACGAGCGAAAACGTGAACGACTTCACGATCGAGGGCGCTGACACGACGTCTGATGCGTCGATGGCTCCTGGCGCGCCTTACTCGCCGGCGAACATCCTCGACGAGTTCTTCACCAAGTCGGGCACCCCGCTCAGCAAGTAGTGAGAAGTAGCGATAAACAAAGCCCCCGGCTCCTCTCGGAGTCGGGGGCTTTGTCGTTCTCTGCTTAGACCGTGACCCTCTCGGCGGCCGCGGGCATCTCAACGTCAAGCACGGAAAGCACGCGGCTCACGAGACGGTCGCGATCGGGAAAGATCGCTCGGTCTTGGTGCGCCACAGCCCGGCGCCCCGGTTGGCGTGCAGCTCGAAGGCCGACTCCCGAGCGTCAAGGGCCGAGCTCACGTGGTCCCACGCAAGGTGAAGTACGGCCGAGCGCTGCAGTGCCGTATAGCAGCCACCCCCAAACGACTGCTCGAGGCCAGCAAGCACGGGGTCGGCGAGTTCAGCATCCGACGGTGCCGTGACCATCGATGACCCGGGGATGATGCGCAGGATCTCGTTGAGCTTGCGCTGGTTCTGCATCATCCGCAGGCTGCCTGCGGCGAGGTGACGCAGGTTCGGCGACGGGATGCCCGTCGGCGACGACCAGTCGGGGTCGAGTTCGGATGCCACAAGGGCGCTTCGAACCGCCTCAAGCTCCACCATCATGTCGGTGAGGTGCTCGCGTGTCTTCGGGTTGCCCTTCTGCCCCATGATGTCGGTGAGCGCGAGGGCGAGGCCGAGCGAGAACTCGCCCTTGGCATACAAGCAGTAGAGCTGGTGCCAGTTGGTCCATGCCCACGTCACCTGGTCGGGGCGTGCAGCCGGCGGGCTGGCGGCGGATGCGGTGGGGAACACGCGATCCCAAGGCACGACGACATTCTCGAGCCACATTTGGGCGTCGAGTTCGTCGAACCGGCTGCTGAGCGGCGCCAGGAAGGGGTTCTCGTGGCGGGCGGAGA is drawn from Salinibacterium hongtaonis and contains these coding sequences:
- a CDS encoding sugar ABC transporter ATP-binding protein, encoding MATGTQSAPAEGPDAGAQSPHGAIRITDLAKRFGPVKAIRHAEFDIHAGEVHVLMGENGSGKSTLVKILSGVQIPDRGTVTIGGVTTKGFSSPRAARAAGIITVFQEVLTADGRTVLENVWVGIDGLVRNRIPAKIKRERATAVLDELLGYVPDLNGPVAELSLSERQACVIARALVASPKLLILDEATSALDVATRDRLLAIITRLSAEGVSTLFISHRMDEVELIGNRVTVLRAGETVASFEQGKWQAQDLVRAMSGAAHSAEEARENRVKGKGVAAEPSIETKQLRLSRASSRIDVTIRRGEVVGLAGLEGHGQEQFLLALAGIRPGSSGEVVRFAESGAIAIESNRVAARNGIAYLPRDRRGDAIFGWMPIRDNFAMPTLAEDKKFGLVTAKRIDARLNHWREALSIKFGHSSDAITTLSGGNQQKVILARWLAAGPSVLLLNDPTRGIDINAKRDLYRVISKLADEGMSIVMLSSEIDEHLDLMDRVIVFREHTVFDELTHDELTRERLVAAYFGKKEGDSE
- a CDS encoding class I adenylate-forming enzyme family protein, giving the protein MDCGQILRKFAQQRPDAPAVTFEGVTLTASQLLARSYRLANALSALGLRRGDAVATLGVNALRSPEEIAGIAIGGFVRVPLHQGNTAEAHRYMLENSRARVLITDPIGLAECADSLIALEHLEAVIVDSDSGHLKYNDVLAAADPRDPGLVLGDDEVVQIGFTGGTTGRPKGAVQTHGRWVDVSIDLMGLLPAPAAQVDRFLAAGPFSGPAGTFLFSCIARGIEIVISPDRTAATAARLVQQHRATIISALPPLVQSLSEDPGIDTFDLTSIRSIISAGAPLRSRVIRTLTERFGPVLTFCYGQSECVPIAALTPDLVARGVSGEPELLRSVGRPTLRSAVRIVSPEGKELALGEPGEITADAAGKLARYWDNPEATAEKITADGYVRTGDLGRMREDGVLFLTDRSDDIITVRGTAVVPSDLEDAFADHPAIHEVVVIGRPDTDLGERPEAVISLKPGSEFAEQDIRDWWHGRSSGDDAVVTVLLSADPLPRTPAGKLSRRIIREAFNPATTSS
- a CDS encoding ABC transporter permease, whose amino-acid sequence is MTTTSTIVVAEDPSVMVRVWRRLLGVQKEFPVLQLLAVAVILVIGANALPGLLNPSSIRLMLVMAAITGIAALGQTLVIIVGGIDLSIASMIGAGALAISQLPSITGLDFWVIFVGVIVGAGVIGAGVGYVSHRFDLNPLIISLGAGAIALGIALVLTGGSFTGTAPAWLGKFMSPISTTFGLPIPPVVSLWIVIAIVMFVLFTWTATGRRLSAVGTNRKAADLTLIRSRKMWVIVFMVSAIGSAVVGILLAGYSGSADLTLGNTYMFQSLAAVVVGGTMMGGKGDYNRTITGALLITALNTVLIGIGFSYADQQILFGLVILGAVVAYGRERKLRDRI
- a CDS encoding ABC transporter permease codes for the protein MTSTTSLALPQARTRKENMRAWIAKYYFVPALVIAAVLLVVNLGLQPNFNWGQQLLIFAPFAIVAMASSFAPMVGGGGIDLSISPVMTFTSAVYVIWLAPAGVNPFIAVPLVLLAGVVVGIVNGLIVTRLRVSPIIATLCMNFIIIGVCLKVAPQAAVLTSGWTKDFARDGLFGIPAGIVLVAIPVILWAILRLIPFARTLLWVGSNDVAAFASGVNVDLVRVVTYALGGLVAGVGGIALVTLSGTVDASTASSYLVPGLVAMALGGIAVEGGRGGMAGPIFGAAIIFLLQGALTEAGFPQAWLQVVYGALLVGAIIFSKKLSITGRSAS
- a CDS encoding NAD(P)H-binding protein, coding for MVIAVTGASGQLGHLIIDKLIERGAAPADIVGIARTVEKAADLAARGIEIRQADYSDAATLPAALAGVDRLVLVSGSEIGQRAAQHHNIIEAAKAAGVGFIAYTSLLNADKSTLGLAEEHRATEAELATAGIPFAVLRNGWYTENYTAGLEPALASGALYGAAGEGRIATATRADYAEAAAAIALSAEAESGSILELGGDEPHTLAELARVVSEVSGTAVAYENLTPRACATHKWPPGCPRAGRSSPRPPIVASPGETSTPTRAHSRPSSAARRRPSLTPSARHSASSTRAPRSPRPHKGWGLLACAGLARPKNS
- a CDS encoding substrate-binding domain-containing protein, yielding MTNSFIGRRMSRRAPALAIATFVVGISLVGCAAEAGTESGSGESVSAASLAASGCGSLPGALPADPEGVLAGISDETLVGFGGAEVELKASAWADVAENAGPWKIGYSALPITGAINQAYLDQFNKRFDEAKKLGLVEGEFEVNLMPDPTSMSPAQQLQGYQSLVSRGVDAIIMQPFSPAGMTSAVDEAGEAGIVTAALSPMNSAYAVNSMVTFYQDAGSAAAATLGQLKDGKGKVLVVHGFDGIDPEIQGFNGVKAALAECPDVEVVGEISAAFTNATAKTAVQNFLASYPGEIDAVVQMGGMATGIINAFEQVGRTVPLVAGNGISAGALAYWAEKADTYSPAGVAGSPEQQADAVWEVLIRTLSGKGAKMNVMALPPTLITSENVNDFTIEGADTTSDASMAPGAPYSPANILDEFFTKSGTPLSK
- a CDS encoding 4-hydroxyphenylacetate 3-hydroxylase C-terminal domain-containing protein — its product is MHSASPFADDVYIRIGSGVTLGDHRAAFAVAVDSPGVRLMARKISARHENPFLAPLSSRFDELDAQMWLENVVVPWDRVFPTASAASPPAARPDQVTWAWTNWHQLYCLYAKGEFSLGLALALTDIMGQKGNPKTREHLTDMMVELEAVRSALVASELDPDWSSPTGIPSPNLRHLAAGSLRMMQNQRKLNEILRIIPGSSMVTAPSDAELADPVLAGLEQSFGGGCYTALQRSAVLHLAWDHVSSALDARESAFELHANRGAGLWRTKTERSFPIATVS
- a CDS encoding maleylacetate reductase codes for the protein MSTPITFDYIAQPMDVSFGVGSLGQLRKHIEKLGLTRVIVLSTPEQADLAERVAGILGDIAGGIFTKARMHVPIEIVDEAAAVVTDMQADGCVAVGGGSTIGLGKALSLRYRIPTVAIPTTYAGSEMTPVWGLTENNVKTTGRDRAVLPVKVVYDPELTLTLPLGMSVTSGMNAIAHAVEALWAPDRSPMIELMAEEGVRAIAAGLPRLRETADDLVGRSELLYGAWLCGSCLGATTMSLHHKLCHILGGTFNLPHSETHTIVLPYVLEYNLASSPSAQAALGRALGADPVARLVELRAAWDVPSSLEQLGVKHEDLETVVAAALASPYANPRPVTEAGLRDLLERAWIGALG